Proteins from a single region of Bacillus carboniphilus:
- a CDS encoding hemerythrin domain-containing protein: MFVPMNCGMSGNNEIKLCAPLQRLKKEHTPLTLQMEDLNELALKIGKDSSIDNWKEPLLQLRENVKQFISELDPHSEREEGVLFPMIGRYIGITTGPIAVMEYEHEKAKSNINRFLELTVNLQDNPSAEAAEKLASYVIEAYLTLSEHFMKEENVLFPMAERMLTAEEKEELELKINQI; this comes from the coding sequence ATGTTTGTGCCTATGAATTGTGGAATGTCAGGGAACAATGAAATAAAACTTTGCGCACCTCTCCAAAGATTAAAGAAAGAACATACACCTTTAACGTTACAAATGGAAGACCTAAATGAATTAGCCCTTAAAATTGGGAAGGATTCCTCAATTGATAATTGGAAGGAACCACTTTTACAGTTAAGAGAGAATGTGAAACAATTTATATCAGAGTTAGATCCTCATTCAGAAAGAGAAGAAGGGGTTCTATTCCCAATGATTGGAAGATATATTGGAATAACAACAGGACCTATTGCGGTTATGGAATATGAGCATGAAAAAGCAAAGTCAAATATAAACAGGTTCCTTGAGCTAACGGTGAATTTACAAGATAATCCAAGTGCAGAAGCTGCTGAAAAATTAGCTTCATACGTCATAGAAGCCTATCTAACACTAAGTGAACATTTTATGAAAGAAGAAAATGTTTTGTTTCCTATGGCAGAACGAATGTTAACAGCCGAAGAGAAGGAAGAGCTAGAGTTAAAAATTAACCAAATCTAA
- a CDS encoding TIGR04053 family radical SAM/SPASM domain-containing protein has product MHRNYDENPFIVIWEVTRACALKCLHCRAEAQYRRDPRELTTQEGKQLIDQIYEMDNPLFVFTGGDPLMREDLYELIEYAVVKGVRVSMTPSATPKVTKKAMERAKKAGLSRWAFSVDGPSKEIHDHFRGTKGSFDLTMKAIQYLHELNMPIQINTVVSHYNVDHLEEMAKLVEELGTVLWSVFFLIPTGRGQNLDLISPDRHEQVMNWLYDLKDKVPFDIKTTEAPHYRRVSLQRQQQDGVSSKQGMTKRNDFLGRAPKGVNDGNGFLFISHTGDVYPSGFLPINCGSIKEEPLAEIYRNHPVFKELRNPELFKGKCGVCEYRHICGGSRARAYAVTGDHLESEPYCTYIPDGSKELIYS; this is encoded by the coding sequence ATGCACCGAAATTATGATGAAAATCCATTTATCGTTATTTGGGAGGTTACGAGGGCATGTGCACTAAAATGCCTGCATTGTAGAGCAGAGGCCCAGTATCGTAGGGACCCAAGAGAGTTAACCACGCAAGAGGGAAAACAACTGATTGATCAGATATATGAAATGGATAATCCCCTGTTTGTGTTTACAGGTGGGGATCCTTTAATGAGAGAAGATTTATATGAATTGATAGAATATGCGGTTGTAAAAGGAGTACGTGTTTCGATGACCCCTAGTGCAACGCCTAAAGTAACGAAGAAAGCAATGGAAAGAGCTAAAAAGGCAGGACTTTCAAGATGGGCATTTAGTGTGGATGGACCGTCAAAAGAGATACACGATCATTTCCGTGGGACTAAAGGGTCTTTTGATCTAACCATGAAGGCGATTCAATATTTACATGAGTTAAATATGCCAATCCAAATTAACACAGTGGTCTCTCATTATAATGTTGACCATTTAGAAGAAATGGCTAAATTAGTAGAAGAGCTTGGCACGGTATTGTGGAGTGTGTTTTTTCTTATCCCAACAGGACGAGGGCAAAACTTAGATCTAATTTCTCCTGATAGACATGAGCAAGTGATGAATTGGTTGTATGACTTAAAGGATAAGGTCCCATTTGATATTAAAACAACAGAAGCCCCTCACTATCGACGTGTATCCTTACAACGTCAACAGCAAGATGGAGTTTCATCTAAACAAGGTATGACAAAGCGAAATGACTTTCTAGGGCGTGCACCCAAAGGTGTAAATGACGGAAATGGCTTTCTATTTATCTCACATACCGGTGATGTGTATCCAAGTGGTTTTCTTCCTATAAACTGCGGAAGTATTAAAGAAGAGCCGTTAGCAGAAATCTATCGAAACCACCCTGTGTTTAAAGAACTTCGTAATCCTGAATTATTTAAAGGGAAATGTGGTGTGTGTGAATACCGGCATATATGTGGTGGCTCTAGAGCAAGGGCCTATGCGGTTACCGGTGACCACCTTGAAAGTGAACCATATTGTACCTATATACCCGATGGAAGTAAGGAACTTATTTATAGTTAG
- a CDS encoding YwiC-like family protein produces the protein MKGKLVLPKEHGSWVMCIMPSLLGVFLSSPNVLHIPFLIGWFFLYLSATPLLAIIRNRKNTNRMLPWLLSYSGVAMVCFIPILIVIPKLILFPVSMIPLLAINIYYIRKKNERSLLNDLSGISIFSVAGVASYYIGNGSLTTEAIQLFVITTLYFFGSAFYIKSMIREFKNKTFHRVSHLFHGFLLLVVFFDWILLIAFLPSILKDWITPRRKRIKPIHLGILEIGLSIWFFIICLVAF, from the coding sequence ATGAAAGGAAAGCTTGTACTACCAAAGGAACATGGTTCTTGGGTTATGTGCATCATGCCCAGTCTTCTTGGTGTTTTTCTATCTAGTCCCAATGTACTTCATATTCCGTTTTTGATAGGTTGGTTTTTCCTTTATTTATCGGCTACACCGTTACTAGCAATCATTCGAAATCGGAAGAACACGAACAGAATGCTTCCATGGTTACTAAGTTACTCTGGGGTTGCAATGGTTTGCTTTATTCCTATTCTAATAGTGATTCCAAAGCTAATCCTTTTCCCAGTCTCAATGATTCCGCTTCTAGCCATAAACATTTATTATATTCGTAAGAAAAATGAACGTTCATTATTAAATGACCTATCTGGGATTTCCATTTTTTCCGTAGCTGGAGTTGCTTCCTACTATATAGGAAATGGAAGCCTGACAACTGAGGCAATTCAATTGTTTGTTATAACCACACTCTATTTTTTTGGTAGTGCTTTTTATATAAAATCCATGATTCGAGAATTCAAGAATAAAACTTTTCACCGTGTTTCACATCTATTTCATGGCTTTTTACTACTGGTTGTCTTCTTTGATTGGATCTTACTTATAGCATTTTTACCATCCATATTGAAAGATTGGATTACTCCAAGAAGGAAGAGAATTAAACCTATTCATTTGGGAATATTAGAGATTGGACTTTCTATTTGGTTTTTTATTATTTGTTTAGTAGCTTTTTAA
- a CDS encoding methyl-accepting chemotaxis protein encodes MKRTLTWRLGIIIIGVIISSTLITSVTTFKTTYDSMYEAAGIEAYGCASITTGLLDQEDINHLMNGDDSEEIGKKLNWTIDHKSIFDSHYILSLDGHILALDDNLKEKGFDVGSRFFMDQNAIQMLMEMNHPTYSEIYEFGGMKRLSGYSPIYKDHDPTKEIVAISVIDFNGEIVSDRTWTVVKDGIMLSFIPLILASILTLYLIQKKTKPISKLIDRTRKIAEGDISPFNNTISSNDEVGDLAYNLEKMSLNLREIISTIQKASEDLANNTNETSLSMDEMSTVLHIVSKNMDEVASGTTDGAEMTSEASKTLMNLVELIYHSKVRADTTVKSADITMDTATTGIEKVQDIVEKMNVIKTSTFHSQQMIDQLSTYTTEIQQITETITKIAAQTNLLGLNATIEAARAGEDGKGFAVVAREVQALADQSNKEATNVRAILSKITSGILETVELTETSWRNVEAGETAVHETGIALENIKAAIQSISTEIYGLSLLTHDQTQTAEGVVQVVKKLELANEEMAVSAQEVAAATEQTTATVEEVAARTTTVTQMANQLKQIVQKFKL; translated from the coding sequence ATGAAGCGTACACTCACCTGGAGATTAGGCATCATTATTATTGGTGTTATTATTTCTTCCACGTTAATCACATCCGTTACAACATTTAAAACAACTTATGACAGTATGTATGAAGCTGCTGGAATTGAGGCTTATGGTTGTGCCAGTATCACAACTGGCCTTTTAGATCAGGAAGATATCAATCATTTAATGAATGGTGACGATAGTGAAGAAATCGGAAAAAAGTTGAATTGGACCATTGATCACAAGAGTATTTTTGATAGTCACTACATTCTAAGCTTAGATGGCCACATCCTTGCCCTAGACGATAACCTGAAGGAAAAAGGGTTTGATGTGGGAAGTCGATTTTTCATGGATCAGAACGCTATTCAAATGTTAATGGAAATGAATCACCCTACTTATTCTGAAATCTATGAGTTTGGAGGCATGAAGAGACTATCAGGGTATTCCCCTATATATAAAGACCATGACCCTACAAAGGAAATAGTAGCCATAAGTGTTATTGACTTTAATGGAGAAATTGTTTCAGACCGCACTTGGACCGTAGTGAAAGACGGGATTATGCTGAGTTTTATCCCGTTAATATTGGCTTCCATCTTGACCTTGTATTTAATTCAAAAGAAGACAAAGCCCATTTCAAAGCTCATTGACCGCACTAGGAAGATAGCCGAAGGTGATATTTCTCCTTTTAATAACACAATTTCTAGTAACGATGAGGTGGGTGATCTTGCTTACAATCTTGAAAAGATGTCCCTAAATCTAAGAGAGATAATATCTACTATTCAAAAAGCGTCCGAAGACTTAGCCAATAACACAAATGAAACATCGCTATCCATGGATGAAATGAGTACAGTACTTCATATTGTTTCAAAAAATATGGATGAAGTAGCGTCCGGAACCACAGATGGTGCGGAAATGACTAGTGAAGCTTCCAAAACTTTAATGAATCTAGTCGAACTCATTTACCATTCTAAGGTAAGAGCAGACACTACTGTCAAAAGTGCAGACATAACTATGGATACTGCAACAACAGGCATTGAAAAGGTACAAGACATTGTAGAGAAAATGAATGTTATTAAAACATCCACTTTTCATTCACAACAAATGATAGACCAGTTAAGTACGTATACAACCGAAATCCAACAAATCACCGAAACCATTACTAAAATAGCTGCTCAAACTAATCTATTGGGACTTAATGCAACCATCGAAGCTGCTCGTGCAGGAGAAGATGGAAAGGGATTTGCAGTGGTTGCAAGAGAGGTACAAGCTTTAGCTGATCAATCCAATAAAGAAGCAACTAATGTTAGAGCTATTCTTTCGAAAATTACATCTGGCATTCTAGAAACTGTAGAGCTTACCGAAACGAGTTGGAGAAATGTAGAAGCAGGCGAGACAGCTGTTCATGAAACTGGTATCGCACTAGAAAATATCAAAGCTGCCATCCAATCCATTTCAACAGAAATTTACGGCCTATCTCTGTTAACACACGATCAAACTCAAACAGCAGAGGGTGTTGTTCAGGTTGTAAAGAAACTAGAGCTGGCCAATGAAGAAATGGCAGTTAGTGCCCAGGAAGTGGCAGCTGCAACAGAACAAACAACGGCAACCGTTGAGGAAGTCGCTGCAAGAACGACTACAGTTACACAGATGGCAAACCAATTGAAGCAAATCGTTCAGAAATTCAAACTTTAA
- a CDS encoding Crp/Fnr family transcriptional regulator, whose product MGIKQSSKEYPVEKNTFYFSESSFEKITDIMYMEEFEQGARIFWEGDPVQKLFYVKEGSVQLSKLNDEGKDLTLYHYFPGDLFGEFSPSDNQISTFTAQALEDCKIGVIQQADLEVLLWQNGDLAIEFAKWQSLIQRSTELKIRDLLFHGKNGALASTLIRAANTYGIQDGENIHISRKFTNNEISSLIGATRETVNRMLSKLKSDGLISYENGRITITDLEGLKLVCNCEECPLSICRL is encoded by the coding sequence ATGGGAATCAAACAATCGTCGAAAGAATATCCAGTAGAAAAAAACACATTCTACTTTTCTGAATCCAGCTTCGAAAAAATAACAGACATTATGTATATGGAAGAGTTTGAACAAGGGGCGAGAATTTTTTGGGAAGGGGATCCCGTACAGAAGCTTTTTTACGTTAAGGAAGGAAGTGTGCAGTTATCCAAATTAAATGACGAAGGAAAAGATTTAACATTGTATCACTATTTTCCCGGGGATCTATTTGGAGAGTTTAGTCCGTCCGATAATCAAATCAGTACTTTTACAGCACAAGCACTCGAAGACTGTAAAATTGGTGTGATACAACAAGCCGACTTAGAGGTATTACTTTGGCAAAATGGCGATCTTGCCATCGAATTTGCCAAGTGGCAAAGTCTCATTCAGAGATCAACAGAGTTAAAAATAAGAGACCTTTTATTTCATGGTAAAAATGGAGCCCTTGCGTCTACTTTAATTAGAGCTGCAAACACGTATGGCATTCAAGATGGGGAAAATATCCATATTTCTAGAAAGTTCACCAATAATGAGATTTCCTCTTTAATTGGTGCCACTCGAGAAACAGTGAACCGAATGTTATCTAAACTAAAAAGTGATGGACTTATTAGTTATGAAAATGGTCGTATTACGATTACAGATCTAGAAGGTTTGAAGTTAGTCTGTAATTGTGAAGAATGTCCTCTATCCATTTGTCGGTTATAA
- the mobA gene encoding molybdenum cofactor guanylyltransferase, producing MLTGVILCRDYEEQFDSQSTNSLELLPIVTSHIKEMQSICKEVILVTNQPRLFLPAIPRDIRIITDYYKHNGPLCGMHAAISLAKNQYIWIVSAASSTISAKAASVMLPLLKGENEMAVLPWENNKPYFYHSLYNKEILPIIKKLVTTHKIQPIHLLDSISWLRADIDYLNKMNVDISFIKDTLHAY from the coding sequence ATGCTAACTGGAGTTATATTATGCAGGGATTATGAAGAACAATTCGATTCCCAATCAACTAATTCGCTCGAACTTCTTCCAATTGTGACTAGCCATATAAAAGAGATGCAGTCCATTTGTAAAGAAGTGATTTTGGTGACTAATCAACCACGATTATTCCTCCCTGCTATACCAAGAGATATACGTATTATCACAGACTACTATAAGCATAATGGACCCTTATGCGGTATGCATGCTGCTATTTCCTTAGCCAAAAACCAATATATATGGATAGTAAGTGCCGCTTCTTCTACTATTAGTGCGAAAGCTGCTAGTGTAATGCTCCCGCTTCTAAAAGGAGAAAATGAAATGGCCGTCCTCCCATGGGAAAACAATAAACCATATTTTTATCATTCTTTATATAATAAAGAAATACTACCAATCATCAAAAAGCTAGTAACCACTCATAAGATCCAACCCATTCATCTATTGGATTCAATTTCATGGTTAAGAGCTGATATAGACTACCTTAATAAGATGAATGTGGACATAAGTTTTATCAAGGATACGCTACACGCATATTAG
- a CDS encoding chemotaxis protein CheW, protein MMLDSGVMTTNKDNKQLEMVEFKLGEKTFGVKLELVKEIIHAKPITAIPKSNPLVSGLVEIQGKAIPVINIEKVSGETAIFNPKFEKMIVIQLKEYSFVLRVEQVIEVRTIDQPNLKEEEHEFVTYTVERESNPLYIMDLDRIVHFITAN, encoded by the coding sequence ATGATGTTAGATTCAGGAGTAATGACGACAAATAAAGATAATAAGCAACTTGAAATGGTAGAATTTAAACTTGGTGAAAAGACTTTTGGTGTTAAACTTGAACTGGTGAAAGAAATTATACATGCAAAACCTATTACGGCTATACCAAAATCTAACCCGTTGGTGAGTGGATTAGTAGAGATTCAGGGGAAGGCTATTCCTGTTATTAACATAGAAAAAGTTAGTGGGGAAACAGCTATTTTTAATCCGAAATTTGAAAAAATGATTGTGATTCAACTAAAGGAATACTCTTTTGTCCTAAGAGTTGAGCAAGTTATTGAAGTTAGAACTATAGACCAACCAAACTTGAAAGAAGAAGAGCATGAGTTTGTTACATATACTGTAGAGCGTGAATCTAATCCATTATATATAATGGATCTTGATAGAATCGTTCATTTCATAACAGCAAATTAA
- a CDS encoding YkyB family protein, with translation MHRSTKTNPDSLTPQTLAKAIFTVNRHAKTATNNKYLYKLKHEAIVKLLKEGKAEKKGLHFSNNPKFSQQQSDVLVQCNGFTFHIPPTKEDFQNLPHLGELNSSIRNPRVQMSLNTAKRLLQSYTGLREDEKRNTQTNARTGSYQKPIFKRLGESYGPITRKSHSRFSKSERT, from the coding sequence TTGCATAGGTCTACAAAGACAAATCCTGATTCACTGACCCCTCAAACATTGGCAAAAGCCATATTCACTGTGAATCGCCATGCCAAAACAGCAACCAATAATAAGTATTTGTACAAATTAAAACACGAAGCCATTGTTAAGCTGCTTAAAGAAGGAAAAGCCGAAAAGAAAGGGTTACATTTCTCTAATAACCCTAAATTTAGTCAACAACAGTCGGATGTCCTCGTCCAATGTAATGGATTTACTTTTCACATCCCTCCTACAAAAGAAGATTTTCAAAACTTACCACATTTAGGTGAATTAAATTCCTCTATTAGAAATCCAAGAGTTCAAATGTCCTTGAATACGGCTAAAAGGCTCTTACAATCTTATACGGGTTTGCGAGAAGACGAAAAGCGTAACACCCAAACTAATGCTCGAACAGGTAGTTACCAAAAACCAATATTTAAAAGGCTTGGAGAGTCATATGGACCCATTACTCGGAAAAGTCATTCACGCTTTTCCAAAAGTGAGAGAACATAA
- a CDS encoding metallophosphoesterase, which produces MKENISRRRFLKKGFKTVGATVASAFGGYYYAKHLEPFWLEINSYSIEKPNIPKSFIGTKIIQFSDTHLGFHYDIQHFKSIIQKIENEKPDIIVFTGDLMDEPQNYLNPDGIIPYLQALSAPLGKFAVYGNHDHGGYGTNLYGQIMKRSGFTLLKNEVVPITKGQDYFYLAGIDDAMLGKPDFQTMTNMNKDAFKLLLSHAPDLADVASSFGFDVQLSGHSHGGQIKIPFLGALVKPPYAENYYDGLYEIDSGNPLTLYVNRGLGTTRLPFRFLSRPEITIFTLESKQ; this is translated from the coding sequence ATGAAAGAAAACATCTCAAGAAGAAGATTTTTAAAAAAAGGGTTCAAAACAGTCGGTGCTACTGTAGCCTCCGCATTTGGAGGCTATTATTATGCCAAGCATTTGGAACCTTTTTGGCTAGAAATAAATTCATATTCCATAGAAAAGCCAAATATTCCAAAAAGCTTTATAGGTACAAAAATTATTCAATTTAGTGATACCCACCTTGGCTTTCATTATGATATACAACACTTCAAATCAATCATCCAAAAAATTGAAAACGAGAAACCCGATATCATTGTTTTCACAGGGGATCTCATGGACGAACCACAAAATTATCTAAATCCTGATGGCATTATTCCTTACCTTCAAGCTTTAAGCGCTCCCCTTGGGAAATTTGCGGTATACGGAAATCATGACCATGGTGGATATGGAACAAATCTATATGGACAGATCATGAAGCGTTCAGGATTTACTTTATTAAAAAATGAAGTAGTTCCCATTACAAAAGGACAAGATTATTTTTACCTAGCTGGCATTGACGATGCGATGTTAGGAAAGCCAGACTTCCAAACAATGACGAATATGAACAAGGATGCATTTAAATTACTACTTTCACATGCACCTGATTTAGCAGATGTGGCTTCTTCCTTTGGCTTCGATGTACAACTAAGCGGACATAGTCATGGTGGACAAATTAAGATTCCATTTTTAGGTGCTCTTGTAAAGCCACCTTATGCTGAAAATTATTATGATGGTCTATATGAGATTGATAGTGGGAATCCTTTGACACTGTACGTTAATCGCGGATTAGGTACAACCCGTCTTCCATTCAGATTCTTGTCGCGACCAGAGATCACCATTTTTACTCTAGAATCAAAGCAATAA
- a CDS encoding C39 family peptidase yields MKWILYIGILFPLLGCQQDNASKPEADIDQPPTTVNYEPIADLQQEVKKEIVLDVPLIKQNPELKYGCEVTSTTMMLQYAGIEVDKLELAEKVKKDSDPLVETNNDIVRWGNPAKGFVGDMTGKQKGYAVFDKPIEDLVNEYMEGKARNLTGESFQTILNHVGKGFPVVIWTTGDYKLPNRWESWDHEGETIKTPLDLHVVVLVGYNDQYVYLNDPLSGQKQAKVNKNSFIQSWEALEKRAVSYEK; encoded by the coding sequence TTGAAGTGGATCTTGTATATAGGTATCCTCTTTCCCCTTTTAGGATGTCAGCAGGACAATGCTTCTAAACCTGAGGCTGATATTGATCAACCCCCTACTACTGTCAATTATGAACCAATTGCAGATCTCCAACAAGAAGTGAAAAAAGAAATTGTATTAGATGTTCCGTTAATCAAACAAAACCCTGAGTTGAAATATGGATGTGAAGTAACAAGTACTACAATGATGCTTCAATACGCAGGTATCGAAGTAGATAAGCTGGAATTAGCAGAAAAAGTTAAGAAAGATTCAGATCCACTTGTGGAAACTAATAATGATATTGTTCGATGGGGAAATCCTGCTAAAGGATTTGTTGGAGATATGACCGGGAAACAAAAGGGCTATGCCGTCTTTGATAAGCCGATTGAAGATTTAGTAAATGAATATATGGAAGGAAAAGCTCGTAATTTAACGGGTGAATCTTTCCAAACGATATTAAACCATGTTGGAAAAGGCTTTCCTGTGGTTATTTGGACAACGGGAGATTATAAATTACCCAATAGATGGGAATCTTGGGATCACGAAGGAGAAACTATAAAAACGCCACTAGACCTTCATGTAGTTGTCTTAGTGGGATATAACGATCAATATGTTTATTTAAATGACCCATTAAGTGGACAAAAGCAAGCAAAAGTCAATAAAAATTCTTTTATCCAGTCCTGGGAAGCATTAGAAAAAAGAGCCGTCAGTTACGAAAAGTAG
- a CDS encoding EAL-associated domain-containing protein: MKIDPLEIITNLQNIIPTYDPFFSAEERKIVGYEVIGKFVKNHIALDIDAFLMDQQVPEEYRLEAYHHLLKVAIDHYLQDHQTGFLAIRIDPEILLYDDKEYLLQMILEKEKLGINPSQIVLILPEENLKGIEGTIEHCVQYIKTFGIKISIENGESSGVRLERIAPLSPHFIRINLSSLKSLSQSIGMDETLHALSSFARKTGATLMFDKIEMEYQLRIAWKNGGRFLQGPYLSGASPIFDQHPERVEQLKNDLSRFITYEKRKLEALYRLEQTLNQDLQAVLEKGRILSGWDAIIEEASKVLGQRAFRVYICDENGYQVSANLLRSGTGWSKQVEYIHKNWSWRPYFLENVFKMNVLKQGLLSDLYSDIDTGELIRTFSIPINSEYFMFIDLSYSYLYEEENLL; the protein is encoded by the coding sequence ATGAAAATTGACCCTCTTGAAATAATTACTAACCTTCAAAATATAATTCCCACATATGATCCGTTTTTTAGTGCTGAGGAACGTAAAATTGTAGGCTACGAAGTCATTGGCAAGTTTGTGAAAAATCATATTGCATTAGATATTGATGCTTTTTTGATGGATCAACAGGTGCCCGAAGAATATCGACTAGAAGCTTACCACCACCTGTTAAAAGTAGCAATTGATCATTATCTTCAGGATCATCAAACAGGCTTCTTAGCTATTAGAATAGACCCTGAAATTCTCCTGTATGATGACAAAGAGTACCTGCTGCAAATGATTTTAGAAAAAGAAAAACTAGGTATTAATCCTTCACAAATAGTCTTAATTTTACCTGAAGAGAATTTAAAAGGAATCGAGGGTACCATCGAGCATTGTGTTCAATATATAAAAACTTTTGGGATTAAAATATCAATAGAAAACGGGGAATCTAGTGGTGTCCGGTTAGAAAGAATTGCTCCACTTTCACCACATTTTATCCGAATAAATCTTTCATCGTTAAAGTCATTATCTCAATCCATTGGAATGGATGAGACTTTACATGCCTTAAGTTCTTTTGCACGTAAAACAGGAGCTACATTAATGTTTGATAAAATTGAAATGGAGTATCAATTACGGATAGCTTGGAAAAATGGAGGACGATTTTTACAAGGTCCTTACCTTTCAGGGGCATCCCCCATTTTTGATCAACATCCTGAAAGGGTAGAACAGCTGAAAAATGACCTTTCTAGATTTATCACGTATGAAAAAAGGAAGTTAGAAGCCTTATATCGATTGGAGCAAACCTTAAATCAAGACTTACAGGCTGTCCTAGAAAAAGGAAGAATTCTATCTGGATGGGATGCAATTATTGAAGAAGCATCTAAGGTTTTAGGTCAGAGAGCTTTTAGAGTTTATATTTGTGATGAAAATGGATACCAGGTTTCGGCAAATTTACTCCGTTCGGGGACTGGTTGGAGTAAACAAGTAGAGTACATTCACAAAAATTGGAGCTGGAGACCCTATTTTTTAGAAAATGTTTTTAAAATGAATGTGCTCAAACAAGGACTATTATCTGATTTATATAGTGATATTGATACTGGTGAGTTAATTCGGACATTTTCCATTCCTATCAACAGTGAGTATTTTATGTTCATCGACCTTTCCTATTCGTATCTCTATGAGGAGGAAAATTTACTTTAA
- a CDS encoding DUF3993 domain-containing protein yields MKKIAAAFIFIVVIFSSTQFTFANEGLTKGQAISIVKDTFRVQVSLSEELRTMEEVFELLKPYMTSDYRSKFLEENLVYIDGKYQTLGSDFAPYYIPFFHYNNETKFMFKDGVGYVYEKVDASSEGPVRYQDGYMGVEIIKDNGEWKVHNILRNEDIESLIDKEISNASVTLDVAQVKLSEKITSFIPSIFYIPIYHASLLMGQAQRLLA; encoded by the coding sequence ATGAAAAAAATAGCAGCAGCGTTCATATTTATAGTTGTCATATTCAGTTCAACGCAGTTCACATTTGCAAATGAAGGGTTAACAAAGGGACAAGCTATTTCTATCGTGAAAGATACCTTTCGTGTCCAAGTATCCTTGTCAGAGGAACTAAGAACAATGGAAGAGGTTTTTGAACTGTTAAAGCCCTATATGACCAGTGATTATCGTTCCAAATTCTTAGAGGAGAACCTAGTATATATAGATGGAAAGTATCAAACACTTGGGTCTGACTTTGCACCATACTATATTCCATTCTTTCACTACAATAATGAAACGAAGTTCATGTTTAAGGATGGAGTTGGATATGTATATGAAAAAGTGGATGCTTCATCGGAGGGGCCAGTTCGTTATCAAGATGGATACATGGGGGTAGAAATCATAAAGGATAATGGGGAGTGGAAAGTCCATAATATTTTAAGAAATGAGGACATTGAGTCATTGATTGATAAAGAAATTAGTAATGCGTCAGTAACGTTGGATGTTGCTCAGGTGAAATTATCAGAAAAGATTACATCGTTTATCCCTTCAATCTTTTATATTCCGATTTATCATGCTTCACTATTGATGGGACAAGCACAGCGTCTATTGGCTTAG
- the cbpB gene encoding cyclic-di-AMP-binding protein CbpB → MMSLQNSDFLKATLDELIIPAERVAHVQMGNNLEHALLVLTKTGYTAVPVLDAHFKLHGLISTPLILDHITGLERIQFESLDESKVEHVMKQEIPRIQKNGHFQKALSLLVDNPFVCVEDSDGYFIGILTRRALLKQLQKNIRHIQ, encoded by the coding sequence ATGATGAGTCTTCAAAACAGTGATTTTTTAAAAGCAACTTTAGATGAACTAATTATACCAGCCGAGAGAGTGGCACATGTGCAAATGGGAAATAATTTGGAACATGCATTGTTAGTTTTAACGAAAACAGGCTACACAGCTGTTCCTGTGCTTGATGCTCATTTCAAGTTACACGGCCTCATAAGTACACCACTTATTCTCGATCATATTACTGGACTTGAAAGAATACAGTTTGAAAGCTTAGATGAGTCTAAGGTAGAACATGTCATGAAACAAGAAATTCCTCGTATTCAAAAAAATGGACACTTTCAAAAGGCCCTTTCTTTACTAGTAGATAATCCCTTTGTCTGTGTAGAGGATTCTGATGGATATTTTATCGGGATATTAACAAGAAGAGCCTTACTAAAGCAACTACAGAAGAATATTCGCCACATACAATAA